In Ananas comosus cultivar F153 linkage group 14, ASM154086v1, whole genome shotgun sequence, the genomic stretch ATGGGTTTTAAGTTCTAGAATGGCATGATGGGTTTAAACTATGTCCACTGCGATAAAACCAGCTCATAATTCTGCTTCTAAAGTGTAAGTAGAAAGTCACATTGAGAACTAACCCACATATTTACCTCAGAACTTTAACATTGATGATGGTGTTTTCAAGATTTAGATGGAACACTAAGATTATTATCCAGCATAGAGACTGAAGTAGAAATCAGAAACTCAAGCAAAACAAGCATAGAGaatgaaattaaataattttacataGAAAATTCAGTTtaggaagaaaagaaattacCGGAATGAGCATCTGCAAACTCTCTGATGCTACCAACCGTCCAACCAGAAGTCGAACAACATCACTTTTGACCAACAAACTAGTAGCCTTTTCAGAAAGCGCTGAAAGATACACAATTACCCATGCCACTTCTGTCGCCAGCTCATCATCCCTAAAAAAGAGGGAGCCCCAAACTATTCAATTCTTCATTATCATACTAAATATCATattgtaaaaatataataaatatcataAATTCTTAGTTAGGTGTTGGAGGGAAAGGAAGAATTCATAttgtaaaaatatcataaatatcatGGACTGTCATGTTAAATGCCCCCCATACTGTTCAGAGTAATGTAGTAGCAAGGGGTGAAGTATGCCACATGGCTGCTTCAGAAGGATTATAATATGATGTCTCAAGAAATGCCATTTCAATTCTTCCATATGTTATGGTGGAACCTATTCACCAAACTAGCTAGAGTTAATGGCAAggaatttaagtgccgtggcacagaATCGTGTCAAGCAGTTACCAGCACAGTACCGTATGGCACATGTCATGCCATGTCGTACTGATGTGTGTTGTTCTCAAAAATACCTGTATGACGACACACTATggcttaaaatatttattttctttgatgAAACTCTtgccaatttttttaaagaaaatagagTTTTGAATTGTACCATCGGCACAAAGGTAGCATCATGCCTATATCTTATCGGCTTGATACGGCACAGTGGGCACAGCATGTGTCAATGGACACTAAAACTCTTGGTAAATAGTTTAAATGACATATAGAACTGATACTAAGTTACTAACTTGCTAATAAATTATGATAAGCATATAATGGCTTTATTGATCTATTTTACGGTGCAATTTTTCTGCACATTGAGCTAATATAAGAAAGGATATCATCTAATTGAATCTCAAAGGGGCCAATCACAAACTTATATGCGTCCTCCTAAAAGTAGTTGCACCAGAAGCTGGCACAATTCATTCATGCATGCTTAGTGTAAATGGTAACTAAATCTGCCCCACAGGCAGTAGAAATAAAGATCATGATGACTTACACTTAGTTTTGGGGTAAAAAAAACAATTAGAACAAGGTAACTTTTTGATGATCTTGCATAAAAATGACGTAGTGCaggaaagaagcaaaagagacgATGTTTATTAACCAACCAAATACGTACGCCTTTTTCAAGTGCCAAACGATTGCATCTAATAGCCCATCAACCCTTATCAATTCATTCGCAGCCTTGGGATCAGGTCCCTGAACACAtataaagaaagataaaatgCATTATATAAACAACTTTATGGCAGTTGCCATCATAATTTAACCACTGAgtgcatataaaaaaaaagaaagaaaataaatggaCTAGAGAATCATGCTTGGAGGATAGCGCTGAAGTCTAGTTTGCCTCCTCCCACTAGGTTTACTTGAGAGAAACttatactataaaatttataatcctACAGTTAACTTGCCAATGGAAGCACTAACAACTAAGAATCTGAAGAATGAACTGCTAGAAACACTACTCTAAGAAGCCAAATGAGAAATAATACATAAGAAATCAAAGAGTTTGGGtactacaaaatattaaatcaagTTAAGAATATGAAAAATTTGTAGGTTGACAGTTCATTGTTTGATAGATGCCCGGTAATAGCTTGTAGCAGCTTCAATCCAAAGCACTAGTACTTCATTAATAGCACTACAATTCAAAATGAAATGTTGTGGCTCTCTAATGATCGCAAAAGTTGCTTAAGAGACTCATAGAAAAAGATACTTGCATAGCATATATGCCGAGCAAAATGGAATTATTATATACCCTTCAGtcacttattatatatatatatagaaccacGCTGgaatgcttctaaaagcaccaaaGCCTTGgtgctataattttttatcccttagatctacctttttcgTCATTGGATCAAAAGTCAACAATAATAGTTACTTGTGGAGCCCACTATTGTGCATGATTCAAGAGCCGTTAGGGTTAATCTAATAGCCAAAAACACCTTGGCGCTTCTAAAAGCACCCAAGCGgactctcatctctctccctctctcgtgcTTGTGGgttttggcccttggatgaaagaTTGTggggttagaatgatagtggttcccaTTGGATTTAGtggtggttggtggaatagcCTGACCCAAGAggtagaaatggtcaaagggatagatTTAATGGTGAAAGTTGGTAGCACCGAATGCTTGATGCTATCAACAGCATCTCAGCatatccaatatatatatatatatatatatatatatagagagagagagagagagagagagagagagagctaggctggaatactattaatagcaccaatgacttggtgctattaagtttgcTGCCCTTagatttaacattttaattatttttacccgttagattatactattcaaccaaccactcactcaaccctagggggcccacatcatcctaaccacccatttctcaatccaagggctaaaaaatcaatagcaccaatagcttggtgctattgatagtattccagcctagttctatatatatatatatatatatagagagagagagagagagagagagagctaggctggtatactatcggtagcatggaggcctccgtgctatcaagttgttttcaatgatgcggcttccaaatcaaagAACAgcttcgttagacttaatctataatatttaaaatatttggaactaaatttcataatttttcgatattatttgactagtgatcaaaaggtctcaaaattgataattttaatggttgatgtgacgcgtttgtgaatttaacggtataaaacaatccaaatctgatgaaatttttatagaaaattcttttcaatatttagagtaagatcagtacctttgatcttaaattcaagtcttttattattattttttatgagatttttatttctaactgttcatttttagactactcgtttgataggtaaatgatgtcaaaaaattatgaaatttagtttccaaatactttcaatattgaagattaagtctaacggaaccgatcgtcgatttggaaaccgcatcattgaaaacaacttggtagtaccaaggcttccgtgctactgatagtatagcagccggactctctatattaatatatatatatatatatatagagcccgactactatactattatgagaaCGATTgtccttgtactcataagtcattttcgataatagagcctttgaatcgacgatccataccattaaatatgattttagagcatttaaacATTCTAGAAAAcgaatttcatgattttttgacaTCACATACCTTACGATCAAAGTACCTCAAAATTGACTTTTTTAACAAACAGTATGCGGTGTCTTCTAgttaacagtgtagaagaattggaatcatttgaatttttaatagaaaattctattcactatatagatcaAGATCAATAACACCgatcttcaattcaagatccCTATCCCTTATTTTTAGGAGATTGTTCAATTTTAACCGTTTATTTTctacccacttgatggactttattatgaatTCGAAATATTTCGAAATTcggtttctagatatttcaaatgctcaagatcatatttaacagtatggatcttcaatttgaaagttctatcaccgaaaacaacttataaatacaaaagtctttgtactcataagagtacagcAGCTCTACTCTAAGCACAAACATACACTTTCATACTTAACAAATTGCACTCTTTATAAAAAAGTTCTAATACAGATGCAACTTAGCCCCATGAATTAGATGACTCGGGTTCTTTCTTAAGAAACTGCACCTTCCAAGGGTAtataatgaaaatttagttattacaaaatatatgtaaatagatggTTTGATGGGGATAGAAATATAAAAGCCCCTATAGAAATTTACTGAGAAGTTGGCTACTTCCCGCTGAGAGATATCACAAACCTTAATGAGATTTGACAATGCCCAAGAAGATGTTCTTGATGTAGAACCCTTATTTGACATCATTAAACGTGCAAGAGGAAATAATGCTCCCTGTGCTAGTAAAATGTTTCTCAACTCTTCTCCTTCACCAGCAACATTACCCACGGCCCATGCACACTGCTCAGCAACGGGAGTAGAACTCTTCTCTATCCAATATAGACAAGCAAAATACACATTTACAGCAAAAATTAAAGGAATCTCATTCAAATAAgacaattataaatatttgtgtTTTCAATTGACAGGCTAATTTAAGAGTAGCACAAGAAAATATATTAGTACAgattaaatatttgaattccATCAATACCTAACACTTTAAAGTGGGGTAGGCAATGCTGTAACAATTTTCAGAGGGGCAAGTGATGTGGGGATATATAACATACAATCATAATATTTCTACTTTGATTACAGTTTTCAACATGTGGCCAACTTCAGTGGGTGCACATTCACTTCCGTGGGTGCACATTCACTTTCTGATTGCAATGTTCCTTTAGCTTTTTGCCTAATCCCAACGACGGTAGATTTATGGAGTAGATAAGTGATACAAGGATTATGTCATACAAAGTTTAGAATTAAGCATATATAAGAGGGCCTCCTCATCCACTTTGTTATCTCTATGCCATCAAACTGTATGTGTTTGAACAACATTAtacattacatttttttttccgtatTACTTGCATGTGCAAGGTAATATGAAGTTTAACTGTTTAAGCATCTGCTTTCTTTGCATAATACATACTTAAGCTATCTGACTACCTAGTTTTTAGCAATCGCTAATAAGTAATTCATAGGTTTCTCATAATAGTACCAAAATccaacataaattttaaatggcATAAGTTAGAGATAGAAGGCCCATTGGTGCATGCATTTAACCCTTCAAGGTTGAATTACTAACTTAAGAAAAGGGTCACTGAAGGTAAGTCAAGACATATGTTGCGTTAAAGATCAAAATATTATCCTCACATGTGACAATGCATGAGAGGGAAGTCTCCTTGTCCTAATATTATCAATATTAGATGTTAGAAATCTAATGGTAGCTCCAGATTAATGATCTGCTGAAGAACAATACTGTGTTAACATGGGCAACAGAATTTCCTCATATATCATTGGGATTGTAGTTCAAACATAGCTTTCTATCTTTTCCATAGTAATGTAAGAACCAGTGAATTCAATAAACAGAACAGAAAACCAATCGAACCTCCAAGGTGAGCAATAAGCATTGGAAGAGAAGGAAGTAATGACTTTGTATGTTCAGGTTCCCCAGCAGCTATGTTAGTAAGGCACCAAGCTGCCTCAAGCAACTGCAAGAACAATGAAGATGTATGGAGGGATTCAGGAAACGTAAAATGAAAATGCTGAAACCATATATGATGGAAGTGGGAATTCATATTTGGCTGAAATGAATGCACAACTCTCCACCAGTAGGTGAAACAGAACTGATCCCTGAATAATGATTTTTTCTGACAGATGTGTTCCCAAATCACCCTTAATTGGGGGTTGTCTGTAAATTCATATCAGGTTCTTTAGTTGTTTCTATTACTTCATTTTGATATACAACAAATAGTGTAGGAGAACCTGCTCATCTGAGGATCCAAAAGAAAGGCATTGCACTAGGAGAGGGACAGCTCCAGCTTGGAGTGCTGCTTCAATTGGAGGTACTTCAGACTGTGATAACAAGCGCCTCAATACACGAAGTATCTCTACCTTCTTCTGTGTTGCACCTTTTCCTCTAAAAATTACAAACACCAAAAGTAAGCACTAAGCAGGCCAAACTATACAGCATATTTTAACTGGGTACCTAAAAttccaattatttattttattttcttcatcATATAGCGAAGAAGTTAAAAGTGTAGTTAAGTTCATATGATGATGCACTTAAATGAAGCATGTGTATTacgtagtaaaatcaaaatttccagAGTTGGGAGGCCAATTTCAAAATGCGCTAAAAAACAGCTAGGATCCCATTATTTCCTTGAAATTATGAAGTGAATGCATATGCAGTCATAATTGTATATGAAGCTTactatataagagagagagagagaaagagagagagagagagagagagtactggAATGCAATAGCAGATTTTAGCTCCAGCACTGTTTGAGATGTTTTGGAATCTaatgcttctttttcttcatcaaTGATCATATCCCCTTCAAATGGACTTTCACTACCATCAATAACTGTATCCCGGCATAGGCGCTTTGCTCGTATTAAAGattctcttctttcctttcccACTGCTATGGCTTGTTGCCGTCTCCGATGTGCAGCAGTGTTGTGCACTGATAAAAAGGATGCTAATGTTATCTACATAAAAGTCATTGAAATAGTAAAAAACGATAATAATGATAAAACATCTAAAAAGGCATCCAATTTCATAATTTCTCTTTGAAATTATCAAGAAATATAACTCCTAGagacttcaaataccctacaTCTTATTTAACGGCATCGTCAAATCAGATGCCTGATTATCAAAAATGGGTATATAACATGAAGGCCTTGGTACTTTATTAGCATTACAGCCTAGCACTATCAAAAGATTCAACTTAAACTCGAGGAGTCGCTTCAAACTCAGATAAATTGggggaaaataataataaccatAAGATTGAATAAAAAGCTTTCGACTTACAAAATCTAGCTAAACTAGGAAACAATGATCTAAAGAATATTAAACAAATTTGCATTGCAGAAATGAACCTTTCACATAGTTATGTTACTTGCTTCTTCGAAGAAGAAAGCATTAAACAAGAGCGCTAAACTTGGCCATTCGGTCAAAGATTTAAACTATGCCCGAGACAGAAATCCTTGAATTTAGCACTACAGGACTATACAAATACATCACTTCAGAGTTAAGGTCCCGTAAAATTGCTTGCCTTAACAGAACAAAATGAACCAATTAACCATTATGCATTGCCTCAATGTTACTCATATTTAACCATTATGCATTGCCTCAATGTTACTCATAAATCTCTGTAGAAGCAGATGTTATCAGAGAACAGCGGGCTGATTGCGAAAATCAATGGAATACATTTTGGAAGATTTTTGTTCAAGGTTTCGTTTATGCTTAATCCATATCAAATAGACCTTGTCTTTGTGAGAGAATTTTATTCATGAGTAGGAGGGATGGACATATGTCACCACGAATAGAGGCTAAAGCAAGAGCTGGATTTAATGGTGGTATAAAAATTTAGTCTCGTACAATTAAATGAGCTTCCtgtattttatagaaatttggGGCAATACAGTCCTTACATAAGGCGCAGCCTGTCCAACTTTCAAGCATTAAGATACATCTAAAGCAGGGACAGTTATAATAAAAGAACTGGTCGTGATCAATCAGATGAAGTATTGTGTCCTTATTTTACTGGTAGTAcatacaaaataaacaaaattaatttattattcgaaTGGCAACATACGTACTTCACATAACTACCTTGACTGATTACTTTCCAGAAAGCCACCTTTTAGTTCTAACTTTCTTTGCATATCCTCTATCACTGGTAGTAcatacaaaataaacaaaattaatttattattcgaaTGGCAACATACGTACTTCACATAACTACCTTGACTGATTACTTTCCAGAAAGCCACCTTTTAGTTCTAACTTTCTTTGCATATCCTCTATCTCTAATTGTTCGAATGGCAACATACGTACTTCACATAACTACCTTGACTGATTACTTTCCAGAAAGCCACCTTTTAGTTCTAACTTTCTTTGCATATCCTCTATCACTAATTGAAAGCAATCTATTTCATTATCATTCAAATTGCAGGCATCTGTTCTGATATGCATTTCACAATAATGAAGGAATCATTTAATCAAGTCTAATCAGTTAACTATCTAGAAAATTGCACCAAACATCAATTGGTTGAGAAAAAATAGAGTTTAGACTGATTTTTTGTCACTGTAAGGCTTAATGTAATCTAATCAGAAAGACAAGGAGCTATTACCAATCACATATCCTTATATCCACTGTTTTCTAGTACTTGTAATGCATGATTACGATCAGGAGCAGCTGAACCAAGCCTTAAAGTTGACCCCCAGGGAGAGAGTTTGTGTAAGCGAGAGGAGGAACTGATAGGTCGAGATACCTCCACATTATATACAAGTGAAGGTTGCATTTTGTATCCAAACATCCAATATAGGACAATTTTTCGTAACAAGAATCCCGTTGACAGGTGTCAGGTGCTACTAGCGCGTGGTTAAGATCCAATGCTACTAATACATGACACAAAACCAATCTCACATGCTAGGCACGACTAGCATACGGCACAAACAACTTCACAAGCTAGACACAACTAGCATGTGGCCGCTGGGCTGGCCAGAAACTAGGGAATGTGAACTATAACACTGCTACCATGTTAAAAGGGCTCGAACCCAACCCACAAGATCAAGCTGATAGATGGAGATATCCTCCGCATTATATATAGGCCAAGGTTCCATTTTGTATCCAATTTGGGACTATAACTCTCAGCATCTGGGAAATTTCACCCACACATCAATTTTCTGTGAAATATATAGGGTTTTAACCCGAATTTCGTCGCAAGAAAAgcctaatctaatctaatctaatctaaccCAATCAGAAGAAACAAGTGTCATCATCACCCACAAGTCCCTAAATCCACTGTCTCTAAGGAGAAGTAGCTGaatcaaaccctagaattgaACCCTTGAGAGAGGAGGGGGGTAGGGGGAACCTGAGGATTTTATGGGGTCGCGTCGGtgggagagaggaggggagagagCGGCCTCTTCGTCCGCCATTTTTCCTCGATCGAAAGCTTCCTCtactctactctctctctctctctctctctctctctctctccaatggTGGTGTAGTGGAGctcgaagaagaaagaggaagaagacgaccAAGGGCTCGAAATGCAAAGAATCAATTGCAACTGTGACCCTACACAGCAATAAAATTCCATATTTATCGCTGCAAAAATATCTTTCccagtaaattataaattataaatctaaaaacaattaaaattattttttttctatgaacttacaaagctgtttggcaaaaaaataaattaatatttgcatataataatatttttaccaaattttattttaaaaataatttaaaagttgaattaaaatttaaatcttaatatttaatttaaaaaataaatttgaaatttgtaaatttaaaatttacaatttgaattttaaagctaaattaaatttttaatttcaaatttaaaatctaaatttaaattttacatttaaaatttaatatttaatatttaaaattttcaaatttcaaatttgaattttaaaaacttgaaatttgtaatttaaaatttttgaagtttataatttgaaaaattaaaacataatttttaatttttgattaaattttaaactctaaaatttcaaattttaaattctaaaatttcaaattttaaatttttttttaaatttgatatttcgtatctaaattttaaattttaaaagttgaaatttaaaaattcaaaaataaatttaaaaattaaaattttaaattaatttttaatttaaactttgaattgaaaattaaaataaaagtttgaagtttgagtccaaaatcataATCGGATTTCAAGAAGAAGGTTTTAGCTGCTTCTGATTTTGTTCCTCgaaaatcagaaaactgattttaaaattaaaattagattttgaaaataACGTTGTCAAACactctattgagccgaaaatcacttttgagtgtaaaatcacttttcaaaaatTAGTCGGAACACTCCCAACATTTTATTGTAACGTCTAATCAAGatgttaaattaatttatatgtatGAAAACTATATTAGAAGTAGGAGATCCTAACACCTTCTCTCCTCCAATACTATGAAACtgtaataaaaagtaaaaaatatttaaaatactgaaatttttaaacttttcaaaatatgaaaataactGCTTTTAGCCACCGCAAATATCAAACTAATAAGTCTTAGAAGCTACGTTTGGAAAAATAGTGGAGATTCGAAGTATTTTCAATCGGCCATAATTAGTAATCGCTTGACACCCTCATCCTTAAATATTAGATTCCAAATTCGAAGCCTATTGCGAGGCAGAAGATAATGCATTTGTGTAGTACTCGCATCAACAAAAATATTCTTCGTTTCTCACATATTTCTATTTCATATATCCTAAGCTCAAAATGTaacattatataattatttaattattcatGCGAAACTGCTAttagaaatacaaaaaaaaataaatcacatttaatattttaaaaatatataaga encodes the following:
- the LOC109720084 gene encoding importin subunit alpha-2 isoform X2, encoding MIIDEEKEALDSKTSQTVLELKSAIAFQGKGATQKKVEILRVLRRLLSQSEVPPIEAALQAGAVPLLVQCLSFGSSDEQLLEAAWCLTNIAAGEPEHTKSLLPSLPMLIAHLGEKSSTPVAEQCAWAVGNVAGEGEELRNILLAQGALFPLARLMMSNKGSTSRTSSWALSNLIKGPDPKAANELIRVDGLLDAIVWHLKKADDELATEVAWVIVYLSALSEKATSLLVKSDVVRLLVGRLVASESLQMLIPVLRSLGNLVASDSYMIDVVLIVGHTITDELLSGLIKCLKSEHRVLKKEASWVLSNIAAGSLEHKRLIYSSEATPLLINFLSSAPFDIRKEAAFTLGNLCVAPPKNNEQPGIIVVHLVSLIDSGCLPGFLNLIRSADIESARLGLQFLELVMRGLPNGEGPKLVEREDGIEAMERFQFHENEEMRNMANTLVDKYFGEDYGLE
- the LOC109720084 gene encoding importin subunit alpha-2 isoform X1 encodes the protein MADEEAALSPPLSHRRDPIKSSVHNTAAHRRRQQAIAVGKERRESLIRAKRLCRDTVIDGSESPFEGDMIIDEEKEALDSKTSQTVLELKSAIAFQGKGATQKKVEILRVLRRLLSQSEVPPIEAALQAGAVPLLVQCLSFGSSDEQLLEAAWCLTNIAAGEPEHTKSLLPSLPMLIAHLGEKSSTPVAEQCAWAVGNVAGEGEELRNILLAQGALFPLARLMMSNKGSTSRTSSWALSNLIKGPDPKAANELIRVDGLLDAIVWHLKKADDELATEVAWVIVYLSALSEKATSLLVKSDVVRLLVGRLVASESLQMLIPVLRSLGNLVASDSYMIDVVLIVGHTITDELLSGLIKCLKSEHRVLKKEASWVLSNIAAGSLEHKRLIYSSEATPLLINFLSSAPFDIRKEAAFTLGNLCVAPPKNNEQPGIIVVHLVSLIDSGCLPGFLNLIRSADIESARLGLQFLELVMRGLPNGEGPKLVEREDGIEAMERFQFHENEEMRNMANTLVDKYFGEDYGLE